TCCCGTCATCGTCGCCGACGTGGAGCAGGTCGTCATCCGCGGCCGGCTCACCCTCGGCGTCCTCGTCTCGTACGCGGGCGACACGCCGACCGGCACCGGCGGCACCCTCGGTGCCCTCTGGACCGCCGTCGAGCGGACCGCGGAGGATCTCGGACTGCAGGTGGAGCTGTCCACCGGCTCCGACCCGAAGGAGAAGCGGCGCAGGGGGCGGCTCGACGTCACCGTGCTCGGCTCGCCGCTGCAGCCCGCCGCCATGGCGGGCATCGCGGGGCGGATCGCCGCGGCCGGTGCCAACATCGACCGGATCGAGCGCCTGTCCAGCTACCCGGTGACCTGCATCGAGCTGTCCCTCTCCGGCGCCGACCCCGACACCCTCAGGGCGGAGCTCGCCGTCGAGGCGCACATCCAGCAGGTCGACGTGGCTGTGCAGCGGACCGGCCTGCACCGCAGGGCCAAGCGCCTGATCGTGATGGACGTCGACTCGACGCTCATCCAGGCCGAGGTGATCGAGTTGCTGGCGGCGCACGCCGGCTGCCTGGAGGAGGTCGCCAGGGTCACCGAGGAGGCGATGCGCGGCGAGCTCGACTTCGCCGAGTCGCTGCGCCGCCGGGTCGCGCTGCTCGAGGGTCTCTCGGAGGAGGTCTTCGAGAAGGTGCGCGAGGAGCTCGTGCTGACTCCCGGCGCCCGGACGCTGGTACGGACGCTCAAGCGGCTCGACTACCGGTTCGCCATCGTCAGCGGCGGGTTCACGCAGCTCACCGACGCCCTCGTGGAGGACCTCGGGATCGACTACTCCGCGGCCAACACCCTGGAGGTCGTCGACGGCGTGCTGACCGGGCGGGTCGTCGGCGAGATCGTCGACCGGCCGGGCAAGGCACGGGCGCTGGAGCGCTTCGCCCGCGAGGCGGGGATCCCGATCAGCCAGACCGTGGCCATCGGCGACGGCGCCAACGACCTCGACATGATCGCGGCGGCCGGTCTCGGCATCGCGTTCAACGCCAAGCCGGTGGTCCGCCGCGCCGCCGACACCGCGGTCAACGTGCCCTACCTCGACTCAATCCTCTACCTGCTCGGCATCCCCCGCGCCGAGGTGGAGGACGCCGACGCCGAGGACGGTGTCACCCCCGCCGACCGTTGACCGAACCGGGCCCGCGGACGATCACGGCCACCGGCTTCGGACCGGGCTCACAGCCGGTCACGGCCACCGATTCCATCCCGGGCCTGCGGACGATCACCGCTACCGGCTTCGAACCGGGCCCACAGCCGATCACGGCCACCGCCTCCGTCCCGGGCCCGTGGGCGGTCGCGGCCACCTGCTCCTCGGGGCGGTGAGCTACCGGCTCCTTTGAACCACCGGCTCCTCAGAGCTAACCGGCTCCTCAGGGCTACCGGCTCCTCGGGGTGGTGAGGGAGGCCAGCCGTACGGCCTCGGCACCGAGACCCCGCAGGGCGGGCTGCGCGGCGGCGGCGTGCCTGATGCGCCGGCGCAGACCGGTCATCCTGTCGGCCGCGTCCTCGTGCAGATCGGCCAGCTCGGCGAGCTCGTCCAGGCGGCGGGCGGCCAGCGCGTCCACGTGCGCGCCGACCTCGTCGAGCACGGCGTCGAGATCGTCGGGCGGCACTCCGGCCCTCTCCGTCCTGACCGCCTCGGCGACCTTCTCCAGCCGGTCGGCGACGAGGTCGAGGACCGTCACCGTGGGCCCCGCCCCCTCCTCGGGCGGCGGCACCGCCAGCAGCGCGAGCGCGTTGTCCCGCAGCCTCCTGGCCGCCGTCAGCGCCTCCCTGAGCCGACGCGGCGCGCTGCCGCCCGG
This region of Streptosporangium sp. NBC_01495 genomic DNA includes:
- the serB gene encoding phosphoserine phosphatase SerB; the encoded protein is MNQRTLLITLNGPDRPGVTSRLFSVLAGFPVIVADVEQVVIRGRLTLGVLVSYAGDTPTGTGGTLGALWTAVERTAEDLGLQVELSTGSDPKEKRRRGRLDVTVLGSPLQPAAMAGIAGRIAAAGANIDRIERLSSYPVTCIELSLSGADPDTLRAELAVEAHIQQVDVAVQRTGLHRRAKRLIVMDVDSTLIQAEVIELLAAHAGCLEEVARVTEEAMRGELDFAESLRRRVALLEGLSEEVFEKVREELVLTPGARTLVRTLKRLDYRFAIVSGGFTQLTDALVEDLGIDYSAANTLEVVDGVLTGRVVGEIVDRPGKARALERFAREAGIPISQTVAIGDGANDLDMIAAAGLGIAFNAKPVVRRAADTAVNVPYLDSILYLLGIPRAEVEDADAEDGVTPADR